A stretch of Exiguobacterium sp. BMC-KP DNA encodes these proteins:
- a CDS encoding cation:dicarboxylate symporter family transporter: protein MTTTKRKPIGLAWQILIGLILGITVGGVFYGNPHVAEWLKPIGDIFIRMMKMIVVPIVFTTIVLGVSSVGSPKSLGRLGVKTLGYFTIVTMIAIFTGLFAANLIEPGAGINMSTLDKTDISSYVATEETTKDEGLVEKIVNIVPTNILDAMVRGDMLAIIFFSVLFGLGVGFAGEKGQPVIRFFEGVAAAMFNLVNIVMKFAPIGVFALIGVTVSTFGIDSLGSLFKLIATLYVTALLFMVIVFGGIMKWVGVRVSDFVRVFKDELLLTYSTASSETVLPRIMEKLEKMGVPKSIVSFVVPTGYSFNLDGSALYQALAALFIAQMYGIDLSIGTQITLVFVLMLTSKGMAAVPGVSFVVLLATLGTVGIPAEGLAFIAGIDRIMDMMRSVVNVTGNTLASLVIAKWEGVLDEDQLDTFMSTENKKDDVRSA from the coding sequence ATGACAACTACGAAACGTAAGCCAATTGGCCTTGCCTGGCAGATTTTAATCGGCTTGATTCTCGGGATCACAGTCGGTGGTGTATTTTATGGGAATCCCCATGTCGCGGAGTGGCTCAAGCCAATCGGTGACATCTTTATCCGGATGATGAAAATGATTGTCGTCCCAATCGTCTTCACGACGATCGTCCTCGGTGTCTCATCGGTCGGTAGCCCGAAAAGTCTCGGACGTCTCGGTGTTAAGACGCTCGGTTACTTCACGATCGTGACGATGATTGCCATCTTCACGGGATTATTTGCAGCAAATCTGATTGAACCGGGTGCTGGTATCAATATGTCGACACTCGATAAAACGGATATCTCATCGTATGTCGCAACAGAAGAAACGACAAAAGACGAAGGACTCGTCGAAAAAATCGTCAACATCGTGCCGACGAACATTCTCGATGCGATGGTCCGCGGGGATATGCTTGCTATTATTTTCTTCTCAGTCTTATTCGGACTCGGTGTCGGTTTTGCAGGAGAGAAGGGTCAACCGGTCATTCGTTTCTTTGAAGGTGTCGCAGCGGCGATGTTCAATCTCGTTAACATCGTTATGAAGTTCGCACCGATCGGTGTCTTTGCCTTAATCGGTGTGACAGTCTCGACGTTTGGGATTGACTCGCTTGGTTCGTTATTTAAGCTTATCGCGACATTATACGTCACTGCTCTTCTCTTTATGGTCATCGTCTTCGGTGGCATCATGAAGTGGGTTGGTGTTCGGGTATCGGACTTCGTCCGAGTTTTCAAAGATGAATTGCTACTGACGTATTCGACAGCCTCTTCAGAAACAGTTCTTCCACGAATCATGGAAAAATTGGAGAAGATGGGCGTTCCGAAATCAATCGTCAGCTTCGTCGTACCGACGGGTTATTCGTTTAATCTCGATGGATCAGCACTCTATCAAGCGCTCGCAGCTTTGTTCATCGCGCAGATGTACGGCATTGATCTTTCGATTGGGACTCAAATCACACTCGTCTTCGTCTTGATGCTGACATCAAAAGGGATGGCTGCCGTTCCAGGCGTCTCATTCGTCGTGTTACTTGCAACACTCGGTACGGTCGGTATCCCGGCAGAAGGACTTGCCTTCATCGCAGGGATTGACCGAATCATGGATATGATGCGCTCGGTTGTCAACGTCACAGGAAACACGCTCGCTTCACTTGTCATCGCGAAGTGGGAAGGTGTTCTTGATGAAGACCAACTCGATACGTTCATGTCGACAGAAAATAAGAAAGACGACGTCCGCAGTGCGTGA